One segment of Streptomyces sp. NBC_01463 DNA contains the following:
- a CDS encoding histidine phosphatase family protein — protein MNGSGSGRGRRIVLWRHGQTAWNLERRFQGSTDIDLTEEGVGQARRAARLLASLKPDAIVASDLRRAAATAAELAAITGLGIAHDPGLRETYAGAWQGLTHEEIVGLYGEQYAAWKRGEPVRRGGGELETEVADRAAPVVLAHADKLPDDGTLVVVSHGGTIRTTIGRLLGLEAHHWEGLGGLTNCCWSVLGEGARGWRLLEHNAGTLPEPVLGDDA, from the coding sequence CTGAACGGCAGCGGAAGCGGCAGGGGCCGCAGGATCGTCCTCTGGCGACACGGCCAGACGGCGTGGAACCTGGAGCGCCGGTTCCAGGGCTCCACGGACATCGACCTCACCGAGGAAGGCGTCGGGCAGGCCCGCCGGGCCGCCCGGCTGCTCGCCTCCCTGAAGCCGGACGCGATCGTCGCATCCGATCTGCGGCGGGCGGCGGCCACGGCTGCCGAGCTCGCCGCGATCACCGGACTCGGCATCGCGCACGACCCGGGACTGCGCGAGACCTATGCCGGGGCCTGGCAGGGGCTCACCCACGAGGAGATCGTGGGGCTGTACGGCGAGCAGTACGCGGCGTGGAAGCGCGGCGAGCCCGTGCGGCGCGGCGGCGGCGAGCTGGAGACCGAGGTCGCCGACCGGGCCGCCCCGGTCGTGCTCGCGCACGCCGACAAGCTGCCCGACGACGGCACGCTCGTCGTCGTCAGCCACGGCGGCACCATCCGGACCACCATCGGACGGCTGCTGGGCCTGGAAGCGCACCACTGGGAAGGGCTCGGCGGGCTCACCAACTGCTGCTGGTCGGTGCTGGGCGAGGGCGCCCGCGGCTGGCGGCTGCTGGAGCACAACGCCGGCACCCTGCCCGAACCGGTGCTCGGCGACGACGCCTGA
- the rsfS gene encoding ribosome silencing factor — protein MTATDRSIELINAAAQAAADRLAHDIIAYDVSDVLSITDAFLLASAPNDRQVKSIVDEIEEKLQKELGAKPVRREGDRDARWILLDYVDIVIHVQHSEERVFYALERLWKDCPEIALPEDAVKTRGKAEEHAQLTGGTEGEQS, from the coding sequence GTGACCGCCACGGACCGCTCCATCGAGCTCATCAACGCCGCCGCTCAGGCGGCCGCAGACCGGCTCGCGCACGACATCATCGCGTACGACGTCAGCGACGTGCTGTCGATCACGGACGCCTTCCTGCTGGCCTCGGCGCCCAACGACCGCCAGGTCAAGTCGATCGTCGACGAGATCGAGGAGAAGCTCCAGAAGGAGCTCGGCGCCAAGCCGGTCCGCCGTGAGGGCGACCGCGACGCGCGCTGGATCCTCCTCGACTACGTCGACATCGTCATCCACGTCCAGCACAGCGAGGAGCGCGTCTTCTACGCGCTCGAGCGCCTGTGGAAGGACTGCCCCGAGATCGCCCTTCCCGAGGACGCCGTGAAGACCCGCGGCAAGGCCGAGGAGCACGCACAGCTCACCGGCGGCACGGAAGGTGAGCAGAGCTGA
- the rfbD gene encoding dTDP-4-dehydrorhamnose reductase yields the protein MLGQDLLAALAHEDVIAVAADRTALDIADPARVREAFAAHRPAVVVNCAAWTAVDDAESREDAALRVNGTGPAVLAEACREHGAVLIHVSTDYVFAGDGIRPYAEDAPTAPRTAYGRTKLAGERAVLETLPDTGYVVRTAWLYGAGGASFVRTMIRLEGVKDTLDVVDDQRGQPTWTVDLADRLVRLGRAALAGTAPAGVYHGTSGGETTWYGLAREVFRLLGADPARVRPTTSGAYPRPAPRPAYSVLAHERFAAAGIEPVRDWRTALEEAFPALLAAERPSETALVSGRPD from the coding sequence ATGCTCGGACAGGACCTGCTGGCCGCCCTCGCCCACGAGGACGTCATCGCCGTCGCCGCGGACCGCACTGCCCTGGACATCGCCGACCCGGCCCGCGTCCGCGAGGCGTTCGCCGCCCACCGGCCCGCGGTTGTCGTCAACTGCGCGGCCTGGACCGCCGTCGACGACGCCGAGAGCCGGGAGGACGCCGCCCTGCGGGTCAACGGCACCGGACCCGCGGTCCTCGCCGAGGCCTGCCGCGAGCACGGCGCCGTCCTGATCCACGTCTCCACCGACTACGTCTTCGCCGGGGACGGCATCCGGCCGTACGCCGAGGACGCCCCCACCGCCCCGCGCACCGCCTACGGCCGCACCAAACTGGCCGGCGAACGCGCCGTGCTGGAGACCCTGCCCGACACCGGCTACGTCGTGCGCACCGCCTGGCTCTACGGTGCGGGCGGCGCCAGCTTCGTCCGTACGATGATCAGGCTGGAGGGCGTCAAGGACACCCTCGACGTGGTGGACGACCAGCGCGGGCAGCCCACCTGGACCGTCGATCTGGCCGACCGGCTGGTCCGGCTCGGACGGGCCGCACTGGCGGGCACCGCCCCGGCGGGCGTCTACCACGGCACCAGCGGCGGCGAGACGACCTGGTACGGCCTCGCCCGGGAGGTCTTCCGGCTGCTGGGCGCCGACCCGGCCCGCGTCCGGCCCACCACCAGCGGCGCCTACCCCCGCCCGGCCCCCCGGCCCGCGTACAGCGTGCTCGCGCATGAGCGGTTCGCGGCGGCCGGGATCGAACCCGTCCGGGACTGGCGCACGGCACTGGAGGAGGCGTTCCCGGCGCTGCTCGCCGCGGAACGCCCCTCGGAGACCGCCCTGGTCAGCGGCCGGCCGGACTGA
- a CDS encoding glutamate-5-semialdehyde dehydrogenase: MTTLSPYDNMSPVAQAAYRARSAAADIAPLPRAAKDDALLAIADALEVRTNDILAANAEDVARAREAGTSESVVDRLTLTPERIRAIAADVRDVAALPDPVGEVVRGSTLPNGIDLRQVRVPLGVVGIIYEARPNVTVDAAALCLKSGNAVLLRGSSSARSSNAALVRVLRDAVGGSGLPADAVQLVPGDNRDSVRELMRARGLVDVLIPRGGASLIRTVVEGSTVPVIETGTGNCHVYVDAKTDLDMAVAILVNSKAQRPSVCNSAETLLVHQDIADAFLPRALDALADAGVTVHGDERVLEYAEGSKATLVAATPDDWETEYLSYDIAAAVVDSLDAAVAHIRLWSSGHTEAIVTTSQAAARRFTQLVDSTTVAVNASTRFTDGSQFGFGAEIGISTQKLHARGPMGLPELTSTKYIVTGDGHVR, from the coding sequence ATGACCACGCTTTCGCCGTACGACAACATGTCCCCGGTCGCCCAGGCCGCCTACCGGGCCCGCTCCGCCGCCGCCGACATCGCGCCACTTCCGCGCGCGGCGAAGGACGACGCGCTGCTGGCGATCGCGGACGCGCTCGAAGTGCGGACGAACGACATCCTCGCGGCCAACGCAGAGGACGTGGCGCGGGCCCGCGAGGCCGGGACGAGCGAGTCGGTCGTCGACCGGCTGACCCTCACCCCGGAGCGGATCCGGGCCATCGCCGCCGACGTACGGGACGTGGCGGCACTGCCCGACCCCGTCGGCGAGGTGGTGCGCGGCTCGACGCTGCCCAACGGCATTGACCTGCGCCAGGTCCGGGTGCCGCTCGGCGTGGTCGGGATCATCTACGAGGCCCGGCCCAATGTGACGGTGGACGCGGCGGCGCTCTGCCTGAAGTCGGGCAACGCGGTGCTGCTGCGCGGCTCGTCCTCCGCCCGCTCGTCGAACGCCGCGCTGGTCCGGGTCCTGCGCGACGCGGTCGGCGGCTCCGGCCTGCCGGCCGACGCGGTGCAGCTGGTGCCCGGCGACAACCGTGACTCCGTACGCGAGCTCATGCGCGCCCGCGGCCTGGTCGACGTGCTCATCCCGCGCGGCGGCGCCTCGCTGATCCGCACCGTCGTCGAGGGGTCCACCGTCCCCGTGATCGAGACGGGCACCGGCAACTGCCATGTGTACGTGGACGCGAAGACCGACCTCGACATGGCGGTCGCCATCCTGGTCAACTCCAAGGCGCAGCGCCCGAGTGTCTGCAACTCCGCGGAGACCCTCCTGGTCCACCAGGACATCGCCGACGCGTTCCTGCCGCGGGCCCTGGACGCCCTCGCCGACGCGGGCGTCACCGTGCACGGCGACGAGCGGGTCCTGGAGTACGCCGAGGGGTCCAAGGCCACCCTGGTGGCGGCGACGCCGGACGACTGGGAGACCGAGTACCTCTCGTACGACATCGCCGCCGCCGTCGTGGACTCGCTGGACGCCGCCGTGGCGCACATCCGGCTCTGGTCGTCCGGCCACACCGAGGCGATCGTGACCACCTCGCAGGCCGCGGCACGCCGTTTCACCCAGTTGGTGGACTCGACGACGGTCGCTGTGAACGCCTCGACGCGCTTCACGGACGGCAGCCAGTTCGGCTTCGGCGCGGAGATCGGCATCTCCACGCAGAAGCTGCACGCCAGGGGCCCCATGGGGCTTCCGGAGCTGACGTCCACGAAGTACATCGTGACCGGCGACGGCCATGTGAGGTGA
- the nadD gene encoding nicotinate-nucleotide adenylyltransferase translates to MGEQEVPTGRGKRRLGVMGGTFDPIHHGHLVAASEVAAQFHLDEVIFVPTGQPWQKSHKQVSPAEDRYLMTVIATASNPQFSVSRSDIDRKGPTYTIDTLRDLRALHDNADLFFITGADALSQILTWRDADELFSLSHFIGVTRPGHVLTDDGLPEGGVSLVEVPALAISSTDCRVRVAQGDPVWYLVPDGVVRYIDKRQLYRGE, encoded by the coding sequence ATGGGAGAGCAGGAAGTGCCTACCGGCCGCGGAAAACGCCGACTCGGCGTGATGGGCGGGACGTTTGACCCGATTCATCATGGACACCTGGTGGCGGCCAGTGAAGTGGCCGCCCAGTTCCACCTCGACGAGGTGATCTTCGTTCCGACCGGGCAGCCGTGGCAGAAGAGCCACAAGCAGGTCTCCCCGGCGGAGGACCGTTATCTGATGACGGTCATCGCGACGGCGTCCAACCCGCAGTTCTCGGTCAGCCGGAGCGACATCGACCGCAAGGGCCCCACGTACACGATCGACACCCTGCGGGACCTGCGCGCGCTCCACGACAACGCGGACCTCTTCTTCATCACGGGCGCCGACGCGCTCTCCCAGATCCTCACCTGGCGGGATGCCGACGAACTCTTCTCGTTGTCCCACTTCATCGGTGTGACGCGGCCGGGGCACGTGCTCACGGACGACGGGCTGCCGGAGGGCGGCGTCTCCCTCGTGGAGGTCCCCGCACTGGCGATCTCCTCCACGGACTGCCGTGTGCGGGTCGCCCAGGGAGACCCGGTCTGGTACCTGGTGCCGGACGGTGTCGTCCGCTACATCGACAAGCGCCAGCTGTACCGCGGCGAATGA
- the proB gene encoding glutamate 5-kinase, producing the protein MVKVGSSSLTTAAGGLDADRVDALVDVLAKVRSGGDREVVLVSSGAIAAGLAPLGLHRRPKDLARQQAAASVGQGLLVARYTASFARYGVRVGQVLLTSNDTSRRAHYRNAYRTLDQLLDMGALPIVNENDTVATDEIRFGDNDRLAALVAHLVRADLLILLSDVDGLYDGDPSIPGTTRITEVTGPADLAGVSIGSAGKAGVGTGGMVTKVEAARIATAAGVPVVLTSASHAADALAGRDTGTYFHRTGRRSADRLLWLAHASTPQGSLTLDDGAVQAVVERHSSLLPAGIASVEGEFTAGDPVELRDLRGRPVARGLVNFDAKEIPQLLGRSTRDLARELGPAYEREVVHRDDLVVLGT; encoded by the coding sequence GTGGTCAAGGTCGGTTCCTCCTCCCTCACCACCGCCGCGGGAGGCCTCGACGCCGACCGGGTCGACGCACTCGTCGACGTCCTCGCCAAGGTCCGCAGCGGCGGCGACCGCGAGGTCGTCCTCGTTTCCAGCGGCGCCATCGCGGCCGGACTCGCCCCGCTCGGACTGCACCGCAGGCCCAAGGACCTGGCCAGGCAGCAGGCCGCCGCCAGCGTCGGCCAGGGGCTGCTCGTCGCCCGCTACACCGCCTCGTTCGCCCGCTACGGCGTCCGCGTCGGCCAGGTCCTGCTCACCAGCAACGACACCAGCCGCCGCGCCCACTACCGCAACGCCTACCGCACCCTGGACCAGCTCCTGGACATGGGCGCGCTGCCCATCGTCAACGAGAACGACACCGTTGCCACCGACGAGATCCGCTTCGGCGACAACGACCGGCTCGCCGCGCTCGTCGCCCACCTGGTCCGCGCCGACCTGCTGATCCTCCTCTCGGACGTGGACGGCCTGTACGACGGCGATCCGAGCATCCCCGGCACCACCCGCATCACCGAGGTCACCGGCCCCGCCGACCTGGCCGGGGTCAGCATCGGCAGCGCCGGCAAGGCGGGCGTCGGGACCGGCGGGATGGTCACCAAGGTCGAGGCCGCCCGGATCGCCACCGCCGCCGGTGTCCCGGTCGTCCTGACCTCGGCCAGCCACGCGGCCGACGCGCTGGCGGGCCGCGACACGGGCACCTACTTCCACCGCACCGGCCGCCGCTCGGCGGACCGGCTGCTGTGGCTCGCCCACGCCTCCACCCCGCAGGGCTCGCTCACCTTGGACGACGGGGCCGTGCAGGCCGTCGTGGAACGGCACAGTTCGCTGCTGCCGGCCGGGATCGCCTCGGTCGAGGGCGAGTTCACCGCCGGCGACCCGGTGGAACTGCGCGATCTGCGGGGCCGGCCGGTCGCCCGCGGGCTCGTCAACTTCGACGCCAAGGAGATCCCGCAGCTCCTCGGCCGCTCCACCCGCGACCTCGCCCGCGAACTCGGTCCCGCCTACGAGCGCGAGGTCGTACACAGGGACGATCTCGTCGTCCTCGGCACCTGA
- a CDS encoding LCP family protein, protein MNDRQNPYDPYYQQPQIVGYDEYGQPVYQQPGQQQYDPYAQQTQPPHQAQQPQQPPQQQAPQGGQGYGYDPYAQQQPQQHQQPVAPPQQYDPYAPQQQQPPQHQQHQAPQQGYGYDGYGYDTGQQPAAVDTTQQWSIPQQAPPPAAAAPAPTQEPGPRPDAEPEAGVPGPRRGDRDYRTEQFSFIEEPDEDSEDVIDWLKFTESRSERREEARRRGHNRMVALIVVAALVVVGGVGYLWSADKLPGFSASEKENTAATGPQRRDVIVVHLHNTKGGGTSTALLVDNVTTKQGTTVLLPNSLAVSDEDGSTTTLGKSVDDDGTSGTRESIDTLLGTEISGTWRLDTPYLENLVDLVGNIEVDTDTAVPDSKKGAAPLVKKGAAQTLSGPMAVAYATYRGPGEAEAKQLMRFGQVMRGVLRKISDDPKAATVTIQTLAQILDPSLPEKDLGASLAKLAEHAKIGDYKTALLPVQDDGTLTDAATESVVKDILGGTVKAPAADAAVRVGVKNGTGKDSGTESARVQLVNGGYTFVNSGKSDVVASSQVLYKDTADRQKATEVAKTLGLPTSAVKKGTPAGNADVSVVIGQDYKTE, encoded by the coding sequence GTGAACGACCGACAGAATCCGTACGACCCGTACTACCAGCAGCCGCAGATCGTCGGCTACGACGAGTACGGGCAGCCGGTGTACCAGCAGCCCGGGCAGCAGCAGTACGACCCGTACGCGCAGCAGACCCAGCCGCCGCACCAGGCCCAGCAGCCTCAGCAGCCCCCGCAGCAGCAGGCGCCGCAGGGAGGCCAGGGGTACGGCTACGACCCGTACGCACAGCAGCAGCCACAGCAGCATCAGCAGCCTGTCGCGCCGCCGCAGCAGTACGACCCGTACGCCCCCCAGCAGCAACAGCCCCCACAGCATCAGCAGCACCAGGCGCCGCAGCAGGGATACGGCTACGACGGCTACGGGTACGACACCGGCCAGCAGCCCGCCGCGGTCGACACCACGCAGCAGTGGAGCATCCCGCAGCAGGCCCCGCCGCCCGCCGCCGCGGCCCCCGCGCCGACGCAGGAACCCGGTCCCCGGCCCGACGCCGAGCCGGAGGCGGGCGTCCCCGGACCGCGTCGCGGTGACCGCGACTACCGGACCGAGCAGTTCTCCTTCATCGAGGAGCCCGACGAGGACTCCGAAGACGTCATCGACTGGCTGAAGTTCACCGAGAGCCGCAGCGAGCGCCGTGAGGAGGCGCGCCGCCGCGGTCACAACCGGATGGTCGCGCTGATCGTCGTGGCCGCCCTCGTCGTGGTCGGCGGCGTCGGCTATCTGTGGTCCGCGGACAAGCTCCCGGGCTTCTCCGCGTCGGAGAAGGAGAACACCGCGGCGACCGGCCCGCAGCGCCGGGACGTCATCGTGGTGCACCTCCACAACACCAAGGGCGGCGGCACGTCCACGGCGCTGCTCGTGGACAACGTCACCACCAAGCAGGGCACCACGGTCCTCCTCCCGAACTCGCTGGCCGTCTCCGACGAGGACGGTTCCACCACCACGCTCGGCAAGTCGGTCGACGACGACGGAACCTCCGGGACCCGTGAGTCCATCGACACCCTGCTCGGCACCGAGATCAGCGGCACCTGGCGGCTCGACACCCCGTACCTGGAGAACCTCGTCGACCTCGTCGGCAACATCGAGGTCGACACCGACACCGCGGTCCCCGACAGCAAGAAGGGTGCCGCGCCCCTGGTGAAGAAGGGTGCCGCGCAGACGCTGAGCGGCCCGATGGCCGTCGCCTACGCCACCTACCGCGGTCCCGGTGAGGCCGAGGCCAAGCAGCTCATGCGGTTCGGACAGGTCATGCGCGGAGTGCTGCGGAAGATCTCGGACGACCCGAAGGCCGCCACGGTCACCATCCAGACGCTGGCCCAGATCCTCGACCCGTCGCTGCCCGAGAAGGACCTCGGCGCCTCCCTGGCCAAGCTCGCCGAGCACGCCAAGATCGGCGACTACAAGACGGCGCTGCTGCCGGTCCAGGACGACGGCACCCTCACCGACGCGGCCACGGAAAGCGTCGTCAAGGACATCCTCGGCGGCACCGTCAAGGCTCCGGCGGCGGACGCGGCGGTTCGGGTGGGCGTCAAGAACGGCACGGGCAAGGACAGCGGCACCGAGTCCGCCCGGGTCCAGCTGGTCAACGGCGGCTACACCTTCGTCAACAGCGGGAAGTCCGACGTGGTGGCCTCCTCCCAGGTCCTCTACAAGGACACGGCGGACCGGCAGAAGGCGACCGAGGTCGCGAAGACCCTGGGCCTGCCGACGAGCGCGGTGAAGAAGGGCACGCCGGCCGGGAACGCGGACGTGTCCGTCGTGATCGGCCAGGACTACAAGACCGAGTAG
- a CDS encoding dTDP-4-dehydrorhamnose 3,5-epimerase has protein sequence MRQLSIPGAWVHEPEVIPDSRGSFHEWFRAADLGEAAGHALGLAQANFSVSRRGTLRGIHFADVPPGQAKYVKCVRGAVLDVIVDVRAGSPAYGRWEGVRLDDTDHRAVYLAEGLGHAFMALMDDASVVYLCSEGYAPGREHGIDPLDPELGIAWPADIVPLLSGKDAGAPSLAEAENQGLLPSYGECEAYYARLRTAAPPLAGVRAGGPALSPAGR, from the coding sequence ATGCGCCAGCTCTCCATCCCCGGGGCCTGGGTGCACGAGCCCGAGGTCATCCCCGACAGCCGCGGCAGCTTCCACGAGTGGTTCAGGGCCGCCGACCTCGGCGAGGCCGCGGGGCACGCGCTGGGGCTCGCGCAGGCCAACTTCTCCGTCTCGCGCCGGGGCACGCTGCGCGGCATCCACTTCGCCGACGTGCCGCCGGGGCAGGCGAAGTACGTGAAGTGCGTGCGCGGCGCGGTGCTCGACGTGATCGTGGACGTCCGGGCCGGCTCACCCGCCTACGGGCGGTGGGAGGGTGTCCGGCTCGACGACACCGATCACCGTGCGGTGTACCTCGCCGAGGGGCTCGGCCACGCCTTCATGGCGCTGATGGACGACGCGAGCGTCGTCTATCTGTGCTCCGAGGGCTACGCGCCGGGTCGCGAGCACGGCATCGATCCGCTCGACCCGGAGCTGGGCATCGCCTGGCCGGCGGACATCGTGCCGCTGCTGTCGGGGAAGGACGCCGGGGCGCCCTCGCTGGCCGAGGCGGAGAACCAGGGGCTGCTTCCCTCGTACGGGGAGTGCGAGGCGTACTACGCGCGGCTGCGGACGGCCGCCCCGCCCCTGGCCGGGGTGCGGGCCGGCGGGCCCGCGCTCAGTCCGGCCGGCCGCTGA
- a CDS encoding M48 family metallopeptidase produces the protein MTDGSHESHEHVPSRQRRRFPGISSRAYEHPADRSALVALRKLSGFDTVFKALSGLLPERSLRLLFLSDSVRVSDAQFAHLNDMLRDACYILDLEKVPPMYVNQDPQPNAMCIGLDEPIIVVTTGLVELLDEEEMRAVVGHEVGHALSGHAVYRTILLFLTNLALKVAWIPLGNVAIMAIVTALREWFRKSELSADRAGLLVGQDLQASMRGLMKIAGGNHLHEMNVDAFLAQADEYEKAGDLRDSVLKILNVLPRSHPFTTVRAAELKKWSETRDYQRIMDGHYPRRDEDKDTSVTDAFKESASHYADSVRSSKDPLMKLVGDIAGGAGDLGGKLRDKFTGAGGSGGKGTGTAQDGPTDGSQQSPGPEDPEGPAAPGTAGS, from the coding sequence ATGACCGACGGCAGCCACGAGAGCCATGAGCACGTGCCGAGCAGGCAGCGCAGGCGTTTCCCGGGAATCTCGTCCCGGGCGTACGAACACCCGGCGGACCGCTCGGCGCTGGTGGCGCTGCGCAAGCTGAGCGGTTTCGACACGGTCTTCAAGGCCCTGAGCGGACTGCTGCCGGAGCGCAGTCTGCGACTGCTCTTCCTGTCGGACTCCGTCCGGGTGAGTGATGCCCAGTTCGCCCACCTCAACGACATGCTGCGGGACGCCTGTTACATCCTGGACCTGGAGAAGGTCCCGCCGATGTACGTCAACCAGGACCCGCAGCCCAACGCGATGTGCATCGGTCTCGACGAGCCGATCATCGTGGTGACGACGGGCCTGGTGGAGCTGCTCGACGAGGAGGAGATGCGGGCGGTCGTCGGTCACGAGGTGGGGCACGCCCTCTCCGGTCACGCCGTGTACCGCACGATCCTGCTCTTCCTCACCAATCTCGCCCTCAAGGTGGCCTGGATCCCGCTCGGCAATGTCGCGATCATGGCGATCGTCACGGCGCTGCGCGAGTGGTTCCGCAAGTCGGAGCTGTCGGCGGACCGGGCCGGACTGCTGGTCGGCCAGGATCTGCAGGCCTCCATGCGCGGACTGATGAAGATCGCCGGAGGCAACCACCTCCACGAGATGAACGTGGACGCGTTCCTCGCCCAGGCCGACGAGTACGAGAAGGCCGGCGACCTGCGCGATTCCGTCCTCAAGATCCTCAACGTGCTCCCCCGTTCGCACCCGTTCACCACGGTGCGCGCGGCCGAGCTGAAGAAGTGGTCCGAGACCCGCGACTACCAGCGGATCATGGACGGCCACTACCCGCGGCGCGACGAGGACAAGGACACCTCGGTGACGGACGCCTTCAAGGAGTCCGCCTCGCACTACGCCGATTCGGTGCGCAGCAGCAAGGACCCGCTGATGAAGCTGGTCGGCGACATAGCGGGCGGCGCGGGCGATCTGGGCGGCAAGCTCCGCGACAAGTTCACCGGAGCGGGCGGCAGCGGCGGGAAGGGCACCGGGACGGCCCAGGACGGTCCTACGGACGGCTCGCAGCAGTCCCCGGGTCCTGAGGACCCTGAGGGACCGGCTGCGCCCGGGACGGCAGGGAGCTGA